The genomic DNA AATGATCCGTATGATCGACGCTCTTCAGTTCCATGAAGAGCACGGTGAAGTTTGTCCTGCTGGCTGGTCAAAAGGCGAAAAAGGCATGACTGCTAGCACAGAAGGTGTCGCAGCATACTTAAGAGATAACTCTGACAAGCTATAATCTAGCGGATTAGAGACAATAAAAAAGCTGCTTCGGCAGCTTTTTTATTGAGTAAGATAAATATTTTATCGACGGTTCTAAGGCGATATAGCCTGCTTGAGATGCAATTGTTATCGCGCGCGGAGGTTACCTAGTATCCATTATTCGCTGGCTGGATCGCTCTTCTCTTCCACAGCGGCTAATGGCCAACCACCTAATGCTTTCCAACGATTGACGATAAGGCAAAATAATTCGGCGGTGCGTTCGGTATCATATAATGCTGAATGCGCTTCTTTGTTGTCGAAATCGATGCCAGCCATTTTACACGCTTTAGCCAATACCGTGTGCCCAATAGCAAGGCCAGCAAGTGTTGCGGTATCAAAGCTCGCAAAAGGATGAAAAGGAGATCGTTTTAAACCGTTTCGTTCTATGGCCTTGTTCACAAACCCTAAGTCAAAAGCGGCATTGTGAGCGACAATAATACTGCGATGACAATCTACTGCCTTTTGGGCTTTTTTGACTTCTTTAAAAATCTCTAACAAAGCGACTTTTTCGTCTACAGCACCACGAAGTGGGTTGGTGGGATCGATACCATTAAAAGCTAAAGATTCAGGCTCTAGGTTCGCGCCCTCAAAAGGCTCAATATGAAAATGAAGGGTTTTATCAAGTTCAATGACCCCATCACTATTCATTTTTAATAAGCTGACGGCAATTTCAAGCAACGCATCGGTATTGGCATTAAAACCCGCAGTTTCGACATCGATAACAACAGGGAAATAACCACGAAAGCGGTGTTTAAACTTGTTAGCGTCGCAAATATCAGTCATTACAGTCTTTATCCTCAATAGCTATCATTCATCGGTGCAAATGATGTAAGCCGAGTATTATGCGCAAACTCAAGCTCAGTGTCATGTTTGATTGTGGTTTTTATCATCGATTAAACATGATTGTTTACTAAAGGAACTGACTTTGTGGCCGATAGAAAGTATGTAATCAGGTATATAGGGTGTTTTTATGTGGCGAAAACTGATAATTCTCGCAAGTTTGTGTCTTTGCTCAACGGCTAATGCTGATTTGAGGCACTACGTGGCGTCGCTGGAAAACTCAGCATGGCGCATTGGTGAGAGTAATCCGATAGAGTGTCGTCTTGAACATGATATTCCTGACTATGGTCGCGCGGTGTTTACCAGTAGGGCAGGTAAAGATTTAAATTTAAACTTCACCTTAGATATGTGGCTTAAGCCTGATGCGGTGACCAAGGCAACATTAATTAGCCGAGCTCCGAGTTGGCGTCCTGGGCATAATTCCAAAGAAATCACCCAACTGACTTACAATAAGCAACTTAATGGTGAAGTACCCAAAAAAGCCGCTTGGTCGATGTTGAATGAATTGAGCCAAGGAATGGAACCCACTTTTTACTATGCTGATTGGTATAATCACAACGCTAAGATTGCAGTGGGATTGTCGTCGGCTAATTTTGGCGGTAAATATCGTCAGTTTCGCGCTTGTTTAGCTAATTTGCTGCCTTACAGTTTTGATGATATTGCTTTTACGGTATTACACTACCAAGAGGGCGGGGTCGATCTGACGCGTTTCTCTACCCACCAATTACAAAAAATACAGCGCTATTTGTCTTATGACTCCGAAGTGGAACTCGTTCTTATTGATGCTTACACTGACAGCTACGGTGGGCGCTTGGTTAACCAAAAGGTGTCAGATAAACGGGCTGACTCAGTGAAAAATATTTTAATTGCTAGCGGTATTACTAAAGATCGTATTCATACCGAGGGGCATGGCGAAAAACGTCATGTTACTGGCAATCACCTTGCTGAAGAACGTAAGATGAACCGCAGAGTTGTGATTAAAATAACCAAGCCGATATAAACCCACCTCATGTCTTATTAACTGCACTACTAATCGCAGTATTGACCCTATTTAGCCCGTAACAAGATTAGCTATCTATTTATTCAGTTGTTGTATGTATATTCCGCCACAGTATCCTCTTTTTCTCGATACCATTGAGATATAAATAATAATCAATAAACGGGTTTTCCACGCTAAGGCATTATATCAACGCTCATCAATAAGGCCTCACTCGGCGGTCATTCAACATTCGTTAGACCAAGCTAATACTAATATGAAAGAGTCATTTGCAAACGATGGTTGCTCCTTTAGAGCCTAACGAGTAAAGCGATGCAAGCGTGTCTCGTTTTCCTCCATATTGATTAGAAAGACTCAATTTTTTCTCCATTAATATGGCTTGAATTGAAATGCTCTGATTTGTTCGCTTATAAGTTTGTTTATGAAGATACTGAAAAAAAGGCAAAAAAAGACCCACTTAATCCAAGTGGGCTAAATAATTTGCAATCAACAAATTTAAGGAAGGAAGTCAAACATAAGAACGAAGGATAACTGAAGTATTGGGTTACATCAGTTTGGCGTTCTTGGTTTTCAACATCTAAATCAGATGTGTCCTGAAAACAAGGTCATAGTAGAATGAATACACTCATCTGGCAAACTAGAAAAAATACGCATTATGATTAGTAAAACTAATGCTTTTTAGTGATCTTAATATGGTTTTTATACGCTGAACGGCTTATATAGTGGTTTTTTAGTTTGTTATATACATTTAATGCATAATTATTCGGATTAGTTAATTTT from Shewanella psychromarinicola includes the following:
- the rnt gene encoding ribonuclease T, producing MTDICDANKFKHRFRGYFPVVIDVETAGFNANTDALLEIAVSLLKMNSDGVIELDKTLHFHIEPFEGANLEPESLAFNGIDPTNPLRGAVDEKVALLEIFKEVKKAQKAVDCHRSIIVAHNAAFDLGFVNKAIERNGLKRSPFHPFASFDTATLAGLAIGHTVLAKACKMAGIDFDNKEAHSALYDTERTAELFCLIVNRWKALGGWPLAAVEEKSDPASE
- a CDS encoding flagellar protein MotY; its protein translation is MWRKLIILASLCLCSTANADLRHYVASLENSAWRIGESNPIECRLEHDIPDYGRAVFTSRAGKDLNLNFTLDMWLKPDAVTKATLISRAPSWRPGHNSKEITQLTYNKQLNGEVPKKAAWSMLNELSQGMEPTFYYADWYNHNAKIAVGLSSANFGGKYRQFRACLANLLPYSFDDIAFTVLHYQEGGVDLTRFSTHQLQKIQRYLSYDSEVELVLIDAYTDSYGGRLVNQKVSDKRADSVKNILIASGITKDRIHTEGHGEKRHVTGNHLAEERKMNRRVVIKITKPI